One genomic region from Branchiostoma lanceolatum isolate klBraLanc5 chromosome 7, klBraLanc5.hap2, whole genome shotgun sequence encodes:
- the LOC136439168 gene encoding zinc finger protein 845-like has protein sequence MENSSFGQHIPKLTVERPYMCEECGYRAAQRSRLSTHMRIHTGEKPYKCSQCDYSAAQKSNLDQHQLTEHNSEKPYMCGECGYKTAYRSYLSHHMKTHTGEKPHKCHQCDYSALHKSALCYHVKAKHSGEKPYVCEECGYKTTGKSQLSKHMRTHTGEKPYRCNQCDYSATQKQHLDQHQLAKHTSEKPYMCEECGYKTAKRSNLSHHMKAHTGKKPFKCHQCDYSALHKSTLDFHLAKHTGERPYMCEECGYRAAQRSRLSTHMRIHTGEKPYKCDQCDYSATQKSNLDQHLLAKHNSEKPYMCGECGYKTAYRSYLSHHMKTHTGEKPHKCHQCDYSALHKSALCYHVKAKHSGEKPYVCEECGYKTTGKSQLSKHMRTHTGEKPYKCNQCDYSATQKQHLDQHQLTKHTSGKPYMCGECGYKTAKRSNLSHHMKTHTGEKPFKCHQCDYSALHKSTLDFHLAKHTGERPYVCGECGYKTAGKSHLSKHMRTHTGEKPYKCDQCDYSSAQKSNLDQHLLAKHNSEKPYMCGECGYKTASRFHLSHHIKTHTGEKPYKCHQCDYSALYKSALNYHLKAKHSGASGEKPYMCGECEYKTAVQTSLSRHMKTHSGNKPYKCDQCDYSSALKANLNRHHLSKHTGEKPYMCGECGYRAALKSNLSLHMRRHTGEKPYKCDWCDYSAAHKSTLKYHLTKHTGEKPYMCDKCGYRTAQRSNLSQHMRTHTIVQPYT, from the coding sequence ATGGAAAATTCCAGCTTTGGACAACACATACCAAAACTCACTGTTGAgagaccctacatgtgtgaggagtgtggatacagggcagCTCAAAGGTCTCGTCTTTCCACACATATGAGaatccatacaggagaaaagccgTACAAGTGTagccagtgtgactattctgcagcacagaaatccaATTTGGACCAACATCAGCTAACTGAACACAAtagtgaaaaaccctacatgtgtggagagtgtggctACAAGACAGCTTACCGGTCTTACCTATCCCATcatatgaaaactcacacaggagaaaaaccccaCAAGTGtcaccagtgtgactattctgctttgCATAAATCTGCTTTGTGCTACCACGTCAAAGCAaaacactctggagaaaaaccctatgTGTGTGAGGAATGTGGTTACAAGACAACTGGAAAGTctcaactttcaaaacatatgaggactcatacaggagaaaaaccctatagatgtaaccagtgtgactattctgcaacaCAGAAACAACATTTGGACCAACATCAGCTAGctaaacacactagtgagaaaccctacatgtgtgaggagtgtggctaCAAGACAGCTAAACGGTCTAACCTATCTCATCATATGAAAGCTCATACAGGgaaaaaacccttcaagtgtcaccaatgtgactattctgctttgCATAAATCCACTTTGGACTTCCACctggcaaaacacactggtgagagaccctacatgtgtgaggagtgtggatacagggcagCTCAAAGGTCTCGTCTTTCCACACATATGAGaatccatacaggagaaaagccgtacaagtgtgaccagtgtgactattctgcaacaCAGAAATCCAATTTGGACCAACATCTGCTAGCTAAACACAAtagtgaaaaaccctacatgtgtggggagtgtggctACAAGACAGCTTACCGGTCTTACCTATCCCATcatatgaaaactcacacaggggaaaaaccccACAAGTGtcaccagtgtgactattctgctttgCATAAATCTGCTTTGTGCTACCACGTCAAAGCAaaacactctggagaaaaaccctatgTGTGTGAGGAATGTGGTTACAAGACAACTGGAAAGTctcaactttcaaaacatatgaggactcatacaggagaaaaaccctataaatgtaaccagtgtgactattctgcaacaCAGAAACAACATTTGGACCAACACCAGCTAACTAAACACACTAGTgggaaaccttacatgtgtggggagtgtggctACAAGACAGCTAAACGGTCTAACCTATCTCATCATATGAAAACtcatacaggggaaaaacccttcaagtgtcaccaatgtgactattctgctttgCATAAATCCACTTTGGACTTCCACctggcaaaacacactggtgagagaccctacgtgtgtggggagtgtggatacaagacagctggaAAGTCTCACCTTTCCAAACACATGAggactcatacaggagaaaagccatacaagtgtgaccagtgtgactattcttcaGCACAGAAATCCAACTTGGACCAACATCTGCTAGCTAAACACAAtagtgaaaaaccctacatgtgtggggagtgtggctACAAGACAGCTAGTCGGTTTCACCTATCCCATCATATCAaaactcacacaggggaaaaaccctacaagtgtcaccaatgtgactattctgctttgTACAAATCAGCATTGAACTACCATCTCAAAGCAAAACATTCTGGAGCctcaggagaaaaaccctacatgtgtggagagtgtgaaTACAAGACAGCTGTACAGACTAGCTTATCCAGGCACATGAAAACTCATTCAGGGAACAAgccatacaagtgtgaccagtgtgactattcttcaGCACTGAAAGCCAATTTGAACAGACATCATTTatctaaacacactggtgagaaaccttacatgtgtggggaatgtgggtacagggcagctctAAAGTCCAACTTATCCCTGCACATGAGAAGgcatacaggagaaaagccatacaagtgtgactggtgtgactattctgcagcacacaAATCCACTTTGAAGTACCATCTgacaaaacacactggagagaaaccctacatgtgtgacaagtgtggatacaggactgCTCAAAGGTCTAACTTATCCCagcacatgagaactcatacaatCGTACAGCCATACACGTGA